One Arachis hypogaea cultivar Tifrunner chromosome 18, arahy.Tifrunner.gnm2.J5K5, whole genome shotgun sequence genomic window, ATGATTGTTGTTCCTTTTTGCAAATTCACAATATTCATGTTATGTTAAAAGTGAACAAATTATTAGTAGGTTCAAATCTTTCGAACTATTCTAATATgcacaaaaaataatttacaaatatATCTCATTagggtttaataataataattatttttttatatttaccgcaaatatttttaaaatttatctaatTAAACCCTGATTCCTCATCGTACTTTTCAATTTATCTATAAAGCTATCACTACCTACTCCACTTTTCTCTGGTCTCTGCTATCATCGTCACCGTCCAATCCGGCACTCTCTGTCAGTCTCAGCCCATCTTTTGACGTCGCTATTAGGCTCTTTCTCCCCGTCGTTCATTTTCAGTATCTCTCTTCTATCTTCTCTCCTTTTTCTTCGAGTTGTCGTCAACGCCGTGGTGCTCGATCTCCCCTTTCACACTCTACTTCCAAAGTTTCAATGGAGCCTCAGCTATAGATGAGCACCTACCAGTCAGGGTTAAAGAGCAAAGAATTTCCAACTTATTGCAGTCCATTCTGATCGGCCTATCCGTTTTAGCCATCTCTGTTATCAAAAGGATACCTACCTCCGTTTTATGGGGATATTTCGCTTACATGGCAATCGATAACCCGGCAATCAATTCTGGGAAAAGATACTACTTCTCTTCGTCACTAAGAGCCGCCGTACCAGTATATAATTTGTTACTATTTAGATCGAATCAGATCAGATAAGTTCATTCATacactttttcataaataatgcTACACATCCAAGTCTTTTTGTTAATCAAGTTCAACGTAGTTAGTCtaacataacaaaaatcagttataacTAGCACTGGTCAACACTAGTTGGACTTAGTTCATAAATAGATTTGGATTTGTAATATTACTCTTTTTCGTAGACTCTTTtgctaatgatttttttttatgagcAGAATTTTGGAAGGTTCTCATGCCTCATATGTGGAGACGGTACCATATAAAACGATAGTTACTTTTACAGCCTTGCAAATATTATACTTTGGAATCTGTTTTGGGTTGACATGGGTGCCAGTAGGTGGAATCTTGTTTCCACTACCATTCTTCCTTCTCATTGTTATAAGGGAACGCTTGCTTCCCAAAATGTTCAACCCGGACCATCTCAAAGAACTTGATTCCTCTGAATATGAGAAGGTTGAGGGTGCTCCGCAACCGGTAGGATCCATTGTCCTTCTTTTGCTCAATAAATTATTATCTCGTTTGTTCAGATGATGACATGcataaaatttgtttgtttgtttcttttcttgcaaCATAAGGAACCTGACACCGAAGACAGCGGAGAAGAAGATGAGTTCTGTGATGCAGAGCTATTGGATGAGATGACAACACACAGGGGAGAGTTGAAACATAGAAACGTGAGCTTCGATAGAGGCCAACGCACCTCCGTTGATCATGTTTGAATCTGATGAATTTTTTCCTGCATTTTCTAAGATGCAGATAACATGATAAACATACCAGCAGGTAGAATAAGAAGGTGATCTTTTGTGGAACAAGAAAGTATTTAATCTTGAAATGCATTCAAAAAGAATGCATATaatcaaaatgtttcaaataaacTTTCCCTTAATTAGTTAGATTTGGAAAAGGGAGGAATAAAAATCCAATGGGTCAGATGGGATGTAGGGAAACTGAAATGTATTATgtaagaaaaagagaagatataAGAATCACTTTGAAGTTATTCTTTTATGTATTTATCCTTTTTTGGTTTACAAAAGTTATTCTTTTATTGTTTATCAGATGTATTAACACTTTTTTCTCTTATATAATACAGAgtttgttttatttctttttttcccttTCGAAATACATTTCcaagtatatttttttctcttgggACAATATTGTAATGAGAAATATTATTTATTAGGATAAACTATTAAAAAGGCACTCGAAAATTTATATTGTTAATACAAACATGGTACACGGGGatgctacacatccatgtaaccatgtaaccaagttggcccaacacaaaaaaaattcaataccaTTAAATGAAACGTGAAATACACGCGTCCAACACACACGAAATCGCTCTTGTCCAATTCTTCTTCTCCCCcacgcttcttcttctcctcccgcgcttcttcttctcatgctcgtttacgcacggagtgtcttcttcttcttcgccttcttcttcgcgttcttCCTTCTCCACTTTTTTCACGTTCCTTCTTTTTCACTTGTTTTtttccttatcatcattctttttttgttgttgctgctgtatttttttttgtctttttctccttctctctctagtGAAAAAGCAGTAGAACTGTAGAAGCctagaaggtgaggaagaagaattttgaatagtgcagaatgaaccgaacacaatactcatggtgaaccgaacacaatacaattgtatagtactgagtgaacgaaacataattcattatataaaatcaaattcaaacagctttctgtagaatgaaccgaacacagtactcatggtgaaccgaacacagtactcatggtgaaacaattgtatatatagtactgagtgaacaaaacataattcattatataaaatcaaattcaaataactctgcctacaatttacatattatcaattcaattcaatacaactccgtccatttaattcaattcaaattagcaattgcattccattcaattcgattcaaaattgaataatccaaactttgtcaatttgattcgtttcagaagagTAATCCAAATCGTTCTCCTGTTTACCAAAAAATTATGAACCCCTAaacactgaaccctaaacccaaaactctaaacactaaaaccataaccctgaacactgaacctgaacccataaaccctaaatccctaaaactctaaaacctaaaccctaaaccctacaccctaaaacctaaatcctaaactctaaaccctgaaCCTGAACCCTGAACTCTGAACTCTTAACCCTGAAcgctaaactctaaaccctaaaccctaaaccctaaacccgaaccctgaacactgaactctgaaccctgaatgctaaaccctgaaccctaccgTAAACTCTAAACCCCTAAactcctgaaccctaaaccctaaaccctagaccccctaaaccctaaaccctcaactatgaacatggtgaaccgaaattaatacacggGACGAACCGAAAGTTTGAAACACACTGAACTCCTGTACACTGAACCCTGAacctataaaccctaaaaccctaaaccctgaaaccctatcgtcattcttttgttgttgttgctgctgtatttttttgtcttttcctcctctctctggtgaagaagcagtagaaggggaggaagaagagttttgaatagtaCAGAATGAACCAAACACAGTACTCAttgtgaaccgaacacagtactcatggtgaatcgAAATCTTAATTatggtgaaccgaaatcttaATGTCTTGAAAATCATTCCCACATTTGGAACAAATTTTTCATCCACAACACAGTTGGTTTGcatggtgaaccgaaatcttaATTATGGTAAACCGAAATCTTAATTACGGTGAAATAATTATATAGTGCTTAGGGAACAAAACAGAATATATTCGTCCAATTTTGTTAGACTCCTTTCTTCTTACCGAACcgaaaacatgacatggtgaatCAACTCTTTAGTACTCACCGAACCGAAAAGTTACACACAATTACTCACAGTTAGTCACAGTTACTCacagttacatattatcaattcaattgaattcaattcaGATGTAGATCACCTCAGTCCATTCAATTCACTTCAGATAAAATTAGCTATTTCATTCCATTAAATTCGATTCagaattcaataatccaaacctcatgaaattgatgcgtttcagaagaataatccaaatcgcaGTCATTCAAttgatttgaagttgattcattcattgtttcaaatCGAAAGTGCAGatcaaagaagaaaacgaagaagaagatgaatgacgAAGGTAATTGCGTTGAATCAATTCAGATCCAtaatgcagagaagaaaaacgcgaaagaggagaacaacgaatttaattaggttaaagaataagaaggagaacaggaagaagaaggtttacgttgagaaacgttgataaagcaaaataaaaattcGTTATATAAGTTATAAGTGGCGCGTGTAAAACAAACGGCGGTGTGGGGCGTGGAGTAAAAGTTACATGGATACCATCCATATAAGTTTTACATGGATGTAGAGCTTTTCTCGTACAAATAATCCTTAAAGATACGAATGACAATAAGACCTTGAATAATTTGAAAATgcgacaaaaataattaataaatattatatttttataagtggcaaaattttttttacatttaataaaTAACTTACACATTTGATCCGAATttatatttgaataattatttaaaaggtataaaaaaaataagaacaaattttgatctctataatattttttattttaaaaaaaatttatcatttacaataatttttttgaaaatatcacTTAACATaagttatcaaattttaaaaatatatatttttttatctttttagtaATGTTAGACAAAAAATCACATGATAacctgaattttaaatttttttagaatatatttaatatctaatcaTTTAAGATcgtatttttaagatttttaaaaatttattttttaaaaaacctaTCCAAACAAATCTTATATATCAAACAAAAATCCAAAGTGTGTGTATGTGTGCCACGCTCTATCTTCTCCTACTTATTGATATTCCATCACATTGAACAAACAAAAACCCAAACCCTAACCTTAATTGTCCAACGGGAATGAGCCAGGATGAATCTGATGAATGCGCATCTTCCGGAAGACCTGATTTGGGAAATCTTGCTGTGGCTTCCAGGGAGGCTCCTCCTGCTGCTGAGGACCGTCTGCCGTTCATGGAATTCCTTCATCTCGAGCCATGAATTCGTCATGCACCACCATCAACGCTCAACTCAACCTCGATTAGTGTATTGTAGTTTGGAATCTGAGGGGATGGACATCATGCAGTGCTCTGTATCATCTCTTCTTTATAATCAGCTTCAACCAACTAGAATCGATCCACTTCAGATTAAATACAAAAGCATTCAGGGATCTTGCAACGGGTTGCTTTGCTTGTGTGAAGGTCTTCCCTATAAAAATCTAACTTTGTTCAATCCTTGTACCCGTTGGGTATCCCTAATCGTTCCATTCAAGTACCCCCACGGCGATGATCGACACCCTGTATTTTGTGGCTTAGGGTATGATGCCCTACGTAACAAGTATAAGTTTGTTACGTGTTCTAAGATATCCGGTGGATTGGGAAGTAGAGCTATAGTTTGCACCTTGGAAGCAAATCCTTCTTGGAAAACGGTTGATCATCCCATGTTTCCATATTTTACATGGTGTCATAGCGGAACATTCGTGAGCGGCACTCTCAATTGGATAGCGCATGATCCTAGTAAGAATCATGATCCATTTAGAGTATTGGAGTATTTCATTCTTACCTTTGAGTTGATAACGGAGTCCTTTGGTCGATTACGTCTACCTAAAAACAATCACACTCACCCAGGCTTCTTTGGTCGATTACGCAATCACACTCACCGAGGCTTCCATGAGGACGTCCCTTCTTTGCATGTTCTCAAGAACTTTCTTTCTGTATGTTTTCATCCTGCCTATGATAACACAGCTGCTTACACTATTTGGATAATGAAGGAGTATGGAGTTGAAAAATCTTGGACTATAGTGTTAAGAATCCCATTCAATGGTAGAATAATCACGCCGGGTAATTGGCTAGAACCCTTGTACATGTCAGAAGATTATATTCTTTTGGCATACGGAGAATTTTATCGGGGCAAATTGCTTGTGTATAATTTTCGTAAAAGAGAAGTAGTTCATCCTATGATTGATATCTCAAGTGACAGTTTGTCTATTTATCCCTTGTCTAAGTTTTCGTATGGAAAGTTTTTTCATGTTTACCATGAAAGTTTGGTTTCATATTTTCCCTAAGATTAATTTCTGGGATtccatattatatatttattctttGTGTAAGTTTTCATGTGGAAAGTTTTTTCATGTTTACCAAGAAAGTTTGGTTTCATGTTTCTCCTAAGATTAATTTATGAGATtccatattatatatgtatttttggaCTCCATAACTTGCAGttctaattattaaataaaataatttaatttatgtatgcTTTTCTAACCCTATAATTGTTgttcctctttgcaaattcacaatattcatattATGTTAAAAGGGGACAAATTAAAGCATAAATTGATAATAgttttattaaaaagatttttaaaaccaTACCACCTGCCTACCATAAAATAAGTGGGTTTTAATAAGTAcaaatgtgtttgataaaatcaAATTATAACTATAATTCTGTTtggtaaaaaaagaatttaaaattaaaaaggattATAACAgccataaatataaaaataaaattttgacattaattaatataaaatcttatattagatttttttaattttgataagtataagacaattttaaaaaattttatcttaagTACTTTTAAAATTGTAGAAGACTTGGAGAAGGGAGGTTGAATCTATGACCCTCTTTTACTTTAATGAAATAAGCCTTCACTTACAAACTTTTAATTATAATCTCTTTAAACTGTGCAACGAAAATTTTATgaaacaatttcattttgtctcataaatatcaaaaaacagaatttaaattattACCTACACAAATTTCATAGAATTCATACAATTCTTTTCTCTTAAGTTCTCAACCAAATGAACCCAATGTCTATTTAATATTTACACACTTATTCTAACGCTATATATAGCTGCATTTGTTTACTCGTACAAAATACTAAAACAGTTAcgtataaaaatattgaattattatattttatatttttttgtgtccTTATAAAAAGGATATAGAcaccaataaaaaatatattttatttttttagtatttttttattatttttattaaatatatattattttttttatttttctatttttgtatcatatttttattattttatcttctcCAATTCTCGTAACCAAATCCAGTCTATTAGATCGAATTGTATAGGATTTAACTTTGCAACGTCAACGTGGGTGGTCTGGGTTTGAATTTTAATCTTCATATTAGATAATAGATTTCTATGCATCAACATTTGTTACACAATAAAATACAAGAAAGTATCATGTCAACCTTATATTAAACTACTTTATTTATAAAAGAATGACATAAATATTAGTTTCTATAAGATGACAATATAGAATTAGTTTACAGTATACACATAAAAATTATTCACATCCAGATCTACTGTTCTACACCCGTGCATTACGCAAAAGTGAGATAGATATATGTACtttcataaaatatataaattaatttaaaatctaatattatgaaattaaaaaatttacaaaaaattgaattataagtcaaataatgaaaatattcaattaagatttattgatttgatttcatataattatttttatatttgtttttaaagtaattaattttatttagggtaaagtactaaattggtcccctaggtttgggcgtaattctgttttggtccttaaggtttaaagtgttctatttgaatccaaaaaaatttcatttagcatcaatttagtcccacagtgaggtcaaaattaaataattaacaaaatgtcctacataacaacagttcaagaacaaaatccataatctggagaacaagtacaagctccagaggcacaaaatcaaccattgatgcatcaatacatttatttattattttctttagttttatagaaaatattttatttatattataaaaaaaataataaataaatgtattgatgtattaatggttgattttatgcctctggagcttgtacttattctccagattatcgattttgttcttgtactgttgttatgtaggacattttgttaattatttaattttgacctcattgtgggactaaattgatgttaaatgaaacttttttggattcaaatagaacactttaaaccttaagaaccaaaacagaattacgcccaaacctaggggaccactttagtactttacccttttagttattatttattacttttttatatttaaatattatattacaaGAATTAAGTTATTGTATgcacaaatataaatataatattttaaaagtgttattaatataatttttattgataaaaatatttattgaatacTGTTACGTGAGTAACCTGGAGTTAGAGCGTTGGGCTTGTGAAACTGGCCCACGCGTCTGATGGAGGTAATCTCCGACTAGGCTAGCGTCTGGAAGCTGCCGTCCAACTTGTGTATGTGAAgaaatgggggtggtacctacaaagacactccgatgcctaagttagtaaGGGGTTTTagcaggtttagagagtattCGAACTTAGAGATACATGAGGGGTGTCagcgtatttatagtggtgaactaataaccaccgttggagtagttccacctttttaggtggataaccgtccctttttCTTAGGGAAGCTGAGATATGGCCCCTAGAAGTggattgagagattttaggggcagttacttatttgaataagggtTATCTGCCAGCTCATCCTCGATCCCGACTTCCTTAGAGCAAGTCGCCGTTGAATCCGACCATTGGAGAGGAGGTCGGTGTCGAGTGAAGGCtaatctttggattgggccttctATTTAGACCTGGGTCTCAGTGTTgggttagggtatgaacagtgcccctaggctaattttgttgaacctttccatgtagtcccTTAAAGGTTCCTCGATCTCCTGTTTTACtcccaggaggcttggtgcaTGCTTTACCTTGTCCTTTTGGATTGAGAATCGTATGAGAAATTTTCGCGAGAGGTCATTGAAACTAGTGACCGACCTTGGGGGGAggctatcaaaccacttcatcaCTGCTTTAGTAAGGGTCGTCGAGAAAGCCTTGCAGCGAGTAGCATCAGAAACGTCGgttaggtacatccgacttttaaaattgCTTAAATGATGCTTTGGATTTGTGGTTCCATCGTAGAGATCCATGTCACGGCTTTTAAAGTTTCTCGGTACTTTTGCCCTTATAATATCCTCATTGAATGGATCTTCTCCTCCCAAGGGAGAGTCATCTCGGTCACTGCGAGAGTTCCAACTTTTGAGAGCGGACTCTAGCCTTAGGAGTTTTTCCTCAAGCTCCTTTCGTCGCTCGATCTCGCCCCTCAGATTTCTCTCTGCTTCTCGTTGTCACTCCAGCTCTTGTTCCAACTGTTCCAGGCGCCCTTGGTGGCCATGGAACAGTCCCATGAAGTTGGCTGCGTGGGTTGTCCTTATTTACCTGACTCGCGCCCCTCAGAAGAGTTTTCCTTCTGGTCTTTTACTCCCGAAGAACCTTCTTTATTCTGGTTGGTCACCCCTTGATGGGTGATTATTGCTCTGTCATTGTTGCCAGCTTCCTggttctcttgttcagaatcagaTGTCGTGTTTCCATCCTCGTTGAAGTCGTCCGCCATCATTGGTTGATCTCCAGGTCTCCGGTAACGACGCCAATGTTACGTGGGTAACATGAAGTTAGAGGGTTGGGCTTGTGAAACTGGCCCACGCGTCTAATGGAGGTAATCTCCGACTAGGCTAGCGTCTGGGAGCTACCGTCCGACTTGTGTATGTGaaggaatgggggtggtacctgcaaagacactctgatgcctaagttagcaaggggttTTAGCAGGTTtaaagagtattggaacttagagatacctgagaggtgtcagcgtatttatagtggtgaactaataaccaccgttggagtaatTCCatctttttaggtggataaccgtccctttatcttagggaagttgagatatggccactggaagtgggttgagagattttaggggcagttatttatttgaataagGGTTATCTGCCAGCTCATCCTCGATCCCGACTTTCTTAGAGCAAGTCGCCGTTGAATCCGACCATTGGTGAGGAGGTCGGTGTCGAGTGAAGGTTAATCTTTAGATTGGGCCTTCTATTTAGACATGGGTCTCAGTGTTGGATCAGAGTATGAACAAATACTAAATGCTATTTTatcttattcatatattattactatttaaaaagtattttgtaaatataaaatttatttatttgttttattaatttaaattttttttaataataaaatcttaaaattttatttttaaaaaatgaaataaattgaaTCAATCTAAATCACAATAATTTAGATTGGATTAGATTTAGAAATAAAAGCAAAGCCATCTAATTCAAACCCCAATAAATTATATACTTTAGAtgaagttgattttttttttttttacaaaacggATTCAAATGGCATTGCAAAGACCCCCTAATTAGTGGCACCCAAATGAGCTCTAAATATTTGCaacttattactttttttttttttggtgcctCTATTATTGGTATGAGAGTGAGTATGAATAAAAAGAATTAATTGGAGAATGAGTTCCAACATTTcccatatttttcttgtttttaatgcttgAGCTGTCTGATGAAATGCAAATTTGATCACATTCACATGTATCCAACTGTTTCTACccattttttaaagtttcaatatTGTCCATTTTGGACTATTgccgttttctttttctctgtcaCACATGACATACCCCACCTTATACCTCTGTCTGTGTCATGTCTTTTTCTCTtcttataataaaaaagttaaaaacctCATTAGTGATTATAGCCTATCATTTTTTCATgctctctctgtttctttactcaCCTTCACTTCAACTACTAGCATTATTCATCAGAAATGGGGAAGATGGGAACCCCATTTAAGGGAATAATTCAAGATGTAAAAGGAAGAGCTGAATGCTACAAGCAAGATTGGGTTTTGTCATTCTGCTCTGGTCTAAGGtaccattttcttttttctttttcgtttttggtTTTTTTGTCCCCTTCAATTAATCAGCAACTTCTATGGTTTGTGAATTAGATTATTGGCTCCAACATTCTACATATTCTTTGCTTCTGCTCTCCCTGTCATTGCTTTTGGAGAACAACTAAGTAGAGATACAGGTAAAATATTATAGTAATTTTAAGGTTGTGTTTGGAACAATTGAGATAGAGACACTAGACTCTTTCTTTTTAACACTACTGAGACAATTATAGTGCTtacaactttttttcttttttttttttggttttatttttaatcagatGGAAGCTTGAGCACTGTAGAAGCATTGGCATC contains:
- the LOC112770524 gene encoding F-box/kelch-repeat protein At3g23880-like produces the protein MNLMNAHLPEDLIWEILLWLPGRLLLLLRTVCRSWNSFISSHEFVMHHHQRSTQPRLVYCSLESEGMDIMQCSVSSLLYNQLQPTRIDPLQIKYKSIQGSCNGLLCLCEGLPYKNLTLFNPCTRWVSLIVPFKYPHGDDRHPVFCGLGYDALRNKYKFVTCSKISGGLGSRAIVCTLEANPSWKTVDHPMFPYFTWCHSGTFVSGTLNWIAHDPSKNHDPFRVLEYFILTFELITESFGRLRLPKNNHTHPGFFGRLRNHTHRGFHEDVPSLHVLKNFLSVCFHPAYDNTAAYTIWIMKEYGVEKSWTIVLRIPFNGRIITPGNWLEPLYMSEDYILLAYGEFYRGKLLVYNFRKREVVHPMIDISSDSLSIYPLSKFSYGKFFHVYHESLVSYFP